From the Daphnia magna isolate NIES linkage group LG3, ASM2063170v1.1, whole genome shotgun sequence genome, one window contains:
- the LOC116919480 gene encoding clusterin-associated protein 1 isoform X1, protein MSYREVTDFIDKMCLLGYPRLISRENFRSTNFGLVAEILNWFCQKLDTNNGINFLLETEQERVVFVISAVKFLNTKLQIKLNPKRLYQADNIAVRELLNVATFFYEAMQLARNGGDEDEPSLYGFSGQVQKPNWLKKFYFYCFYSQSEDVREMRQLASEITSKGALIHDFLGQESRMKYQRDQVLQHTYELGQIESALQIKMKKMEVKITQKQEAIDSISNTEASLDQKIDKKSQELQRLRKRLETMKNIRPPFMDEFEKLEAELRQCYEEYVSKFRCLSYLDGQWQELEKNEQQELEERQAAARKMAERLRQEETLQALEAAVGGTWEGGKDFDLSSEGSLESPSDKERNKSDSRPRIGSRRIGVKNDNDLLNSDTEDSDLEAEDPHLEEGSSDSDVTIDEWQNESRAWQVGPGNSNRSKARSEPLIKPILANVSEDDF, encoded by the exons ATGTCATACCGTGAAGTAACAG ATTTTATTGACAAAATGTGTTTACTGGGCTATCCGCGCTTAATTTCTCGTGAGAATTTTCGATCGACTAATTTCGGATTGGTAGCAGAGATATTGAACTGGTTTTGTCAAAAGTTGGATACAAACAATggaataaattttcttttggaaacTGAGCAAGAACGTGTGGTCTTCGTGATATCTGCTGTCAAATTTCTG AATACCAAGCTACAGATAAAACTAAATCCCAAGCGACTTTACCAAG CGGATAACATAGCGGTAAGAGAACTTCTCAATGTGGCAACTTTTTTCTACGAGGCGATGCAGCTTGCCCGTAATGGTGGCGACGAAGACGAGCCATCTCTTTATGGATTCAGCGGTCAGGTACAGAAACCCAACTGGTTAAAGAAATTCTATTTCTATTGTTTCTATTCTCAGTCAGAAGACGTTCGTGAAATGCGCCAACTTGCGTCTGAGATCACATCAAAAGGCGCTTTGATTCATGATTTTTTAGGGCAAGAATCTCGAATGAAATATCAGCGAGATCAAGTGCTACAGCATACCTACGAACTCGGGCAAATTGAATCTGCATtgcaaatcaaaatgaaaaaaatggaggTGAAAATTACTCAAAAGCAAGAGGCCATTGATAGTATATCTAACACCGAAGCATCGCTGGACCAAAAAATTGACAAAAAGAGTCAAGAACTTCAGCGTCTCCGCAAACGTTTGGAAACGATGAAAAATATAAG GCCACCTTTTATGGACGAATTCGAAAAGCTAGAAGCAGAACTCAGACAATGCTACGAAGAATACGTTAGCAAATTTCGTTGTCTTTCGTACCTTGATGGGCAATGGCAGGAACTTGAGAAAAATGAACAGCAGGAACTTGAAGAAAGACAG GCTGCCGCCCGGAAGATGGCTGAGCGTCTAAGACAGGAAGAAACTTTGCAG GCTCTTGAAGCTGCTGTGGGTGGCACGTGGGAAGGGGGAAAAGATTTTGATTTATCTAGTGAAGGATCGCTGGAGAGCCCAAGTGACAAAGAACGGAATAAATCTGATTCGCGGCCAC GAATTGGAAGTCGTCGAATTGGTGTCAAGAACGATAATGATCTTCTCAACAGTGACACGGAGGATTCTGATTTAGAGGCGGAAGATCCACATCTTGAAGAAGGTTCTTCTGACTCGGACGTTACCATAGACGAATGGCAAAACGAATCTCGAGCATGGCAGGTCGGTCCAGGAAATAGCAACCGATCGAAAGCTAGGAGTGAACCACTAATCAAACCTATTCTTGCAAACGTATCTGAAGATGACTTTTAA
- the LOC116919480 gene encoding clusterin-associated protein 1 isoform X2, which translates to MSYREVTDFIDKMCLLGYPRLISRENFRSTNFGLVAEILNWFCQKLDTNNGINFLLETEQERVVFVISAVKFLNTKLQIKLNPKRLYQADNIAVRELLNVATFFYEAMQLARNGGDEDEPSLYGFSGQSEDVREMRQLASEITSKGALIHDFLGQESRMKYQRDQVLQHTYELGQIESALQIKMKKMEVKITQKQEAIDSISNTEASLDQKIDKKSQELQRLRKRLETMKNIRPPFMDEFEKLEAELRQCYEEYVSKFRCLSYLDGQWQELEKNEQQELEERQAAARKMAERLRQEETLQALEAAVGGTWEGGKDFDLSSEGSLESPSDKERNKSDSRPRIGSRRIGVKNDNDLLNSDTEDSDLEAEDPHLEEGSSDSDVTIDEWQNESRAWQVGPGNSNRSKARSEPLIKPILANVSEDDF; encoded by the exons ATGTCATACCGTGAAGTAACAG ATTTTATTGACAAAATGTGTTTACTGGGCTATCCGCGCTTAATTTCTCGTGAGAATTTTCGATCGACTAATTTCGGATTGGTAGCAGAGATATTGAACTGGTTTTGTCAAAAGTTGGATACAAACAATggaataaattttcttttggaaacTGAGCAAGAACGTGTGGTCTTCGTGATATCTGCTGTCAAATTTCTG AATACCAAGCTACAGATAAAACTAAATCCCAAGCGACTTTACCAAG CGGATAACATAGCGGTAAGAGAACTTCTCAATGTGGCAACTTTTTTCTACGAGGCGATGCAGCTTGCCCGTAATGGTGGCGACGAAGACGAGCCATCTCTTTATGGATTCAGCGGTCAG TCAGAAGACGTTCGTGAAATGCGCCAACTTGCGTCTGAGATCACATCAAAAGGCGCTTTGATTCATGATTTTTTAGGGCAAGAATCTCGAATGAAATATCAGCGAGATCAAGTGCTACAGCATACCTACGAACTCGGGCAAATTGAATCTGCATtgcaaatcaaaatgaaaaaaatggaggTGAAAATTACTCAAAAGCAAGAGGCCATTGATAGTATATCTAACACCGAAGCATCGCTGGACCAAAAAATTGACAAAAAGAGTCAAGAACTTCAGCGTCTCCGCAAACGTTTGGAAACGATGAAAAATATAAG GCCACCTTTTATGGACGAATTCGAAAAGCTAGAAGCAGAACTCAGACAATGCTACGAAGAATACGTTAGCAAATTTCGTTGTCTTTCGTACCTTGATGGGCAATGGCAGGAACTTGAGAAAAATGAACAGCAGGAACTTGAAGAAAGACAG GCTGCCGCCCGGAAGATGGCTGAGCGTCTAAGACAGGAAGAAACTTTGCAG GCTCTTGAAGCTGCTGTGGGTGGCACGTGGGAAGGGGGAAAAGATTTTGATTTATCTAGTGAAGGATCGCTGGAGAGCCCAAGTGACAAAGAACGGAATAAATCTGATTCGCGGCCAC GAATTGGAAGTCGTCGAATTGGTGTCAAGAACGATAATGATCTTCTCAACAGTGACACGGAGGATTCTGATTTAGAGGCGGAAGATCCACATCTTGAAGAAGGTTCTTCTGACTCGGACGTTACCATAGACGAATGGCAAAACGAATCTCGAGCATGGCAGGTCGGTCCAGGAAATAGCAACCGATCGAAAGCTAGGAGTGAACCACTAATCAAACCTATTCTTGCAAACGTATCTGAAGATGACTTTTAA